A portion of the Lampris incognitus isolate fLamInc1 chromosome 9, fLamInc1.hap2, whole genome shotgun sequence genome contains these proteins:
- the LOC130118582 gene encoding LOW QUALITY PROTEIN: G patch domain-containing protein 8 (The sequence of the model RefSeq protein was modified relative to this genomic sequence to represent the inferred CDS: deleted 2 bases in 1 codon; substituted 2 bases at 2 genomic stop codons): protein MKRFERHKSSLPSTLESLQFAYCANRSTEDAMTSALHPALSHMERKGSCAIYDAGLHTKDHPSHIHFTLRPSGRTYRCSPAASSRLRNSFIPQSRLKELKHREFLRNVASKSWKDQRKQESARXGRLHHLAQLQQEAQRXVERRACAGVCRIPGRTCGLRGLIRTDQTERRQQGRHGDPQKSDPGDGPESSRLSQRPPQAKTTALVSQQKEPRQPPYRHPTPPCPRSPSWLPPPICPEGASPAPRSASYAEPPAANPRSRLGSDAEPPLPRQGSRGGRPGVSFCFSRRGPKLEPSASVFSDAEEEEREKKQRMRERRKGIMEDIDEEIGAGEARRAKTHSASVEEKPRPGSDDTGPGGSQPTPGAKAAPEEGKREKRDEMKGRSISFPSPRYEAHQTDFAPLSPPRTQGTARTADPDPAGVHMPGCTHADHEERHREREGRGAGEGGGYVCVLGKDGSASLRWPVGSLKFTRCEPRLSYSCNPCCRSPPPARPPLPSANRPGETSEVPRDPNQNRLLAPSEESGSHVQAILTPETLFFVEPTADEARTNAEEEPEENAQARREEDSHLFPQRGSHSSPGVGQGRGERGAGAEESEGAARHPFDRAHGDGSDTNSQNPRGGGSRGVRGIGERAVTALSCKLESVTRPSTQSASDSPSRCECGSEAACRPRAGVSGVSRKRGGERVEKDKRAGEASNQRRAARCKVRSVVSAVSAPAGADARGKGGRGTPGKRRAGEREGGGRRKRRKRRRRRRRAAGGGCLLGRCEAGSVSVSVRRTAPHGDARLPWLSPAGGARAARCQTCSRVGRQTADGDAAREAMIDGDVPVSPWQPRFPSPSPGLNSKLFWGQRGHHGHPGSSVDCRYPDNSGVGSPARKRKLLCGDRKRVRREGKGWGSRSRPGEVVEQVARFSPSPRCWSRRSRRQSSEDVDWERCSLDRWTWGSNDSWEDGGGRRGSTSGSGDGRDSPSYVWRWTAGRRSSPEWWTSRRANSPRGVYGTRAGRGSCSPSSSTGLSELSGEWSRSSTRSRLTADGLTVNSRREASPKKTPVASPSHSLPGMGVDPLRPRPPKPSDPKPCRSTPDAASSGRPPSVELPCDTPPQKAGRTLHLPLIGKLPAIQRRARKRKEPEEKGEERDGEREGEVKGGRAVAGAAKDDRQYPWDVVVSHPGCLPSLSQSRLRADDKQTDGERAPPISFRPEEMDKYRLLQEQAWLHMQKVLEQTPPVEDVHEETIYPGVWTYTSQIETQRIIEEQYTPPPQEPYAQPIPQGLPDLPPPLPSPPIPSLHHVILHHVSPTASASALHLHPAHLSHPLSSPHPSLPHHSHLSALSISSLFPSILLSHPPPLPLLPPSPALHPAPLDPLSPVSLQTLNPRPFVERAWPLRFQQKAL, encoded by the exons AGGCTGAAGGAGCTCAAGCACAGGGAGTTC CTTCGCAACGTGGCCTCGAAGTCGTGGAAGGACCAGCGCAAGCAGGAGAGCGCGCGCTGAGGACGCCTGCACCACCTGGCTCAGCTGCAGCAGGAGGCCCAGCGGTGAGTGGAGCGCCGTGCGTGTGCGGGTGTTTG CAGAATCCCGGGGAGGACTTGCGGTCTGAGAGGCCTGATCAGGACCGACCAGACTGAGAGACGACAGCAGGGGAGACATGGCGACCCGCAAAAAAGTGACCCCGGAGACGGACCCGAATCCTCCAGACTCAGCCAGAGACCTCCCCAGGCCAAGACGACTGCCCTCGTCAGCCAGCAAAAAGAGCCACGCCAGCCTCCGTATCGCCATCCCACGCCTCCTTGCCCCAGGAGTCCATCCTGGCTCCCCCCGCCTATCTGTCCTGAAGGAGCCTCTCCAGCCCCACGTTCGGCCTCCTACGCGGAGCCTCCCGCCGCAAATCCCCGGTCACGCCTTGGCTCAGACGCCGAGCCGCCTCTCCCCAGAcaggggagcagaggagggagGCCGGGGGTGTCCTTCTGCTTCTCCCGCAGGGGGCCCAAGCTGGAGCCGTCCGCCTCCGTCTTCTCCGATgccgaggaggaggagagagagaagaagcagcggatgagagagagaagaaagggaaTAATGGAGGACATAGATGAGGAGATCGGGGCCGGAGAGGCAAGGAGAGCGAAAACGCACAGTGCGAGTGTGGAGGAGAAGCCTCGGCCGGGCTCTGATGATACCGGGCCAGGAGGTTCACAGCCTACTCCCGGCGCCAAGGCTGCTCCAgaggaagggaagagagagaaaagagacgaGATGAAAGGACGCTCCATTTCCTTTCCGTCGCCTCGTTATGAGGCACATCAGACGGACTTTGCGCCCTTATCCCCGCCGCGAACCCAGGGGACCGCGCGGACGGCGGATCCGGACCCCGCGGGAGTGCACATGCCCGGCTGCACTCACGCTGACCACGAAGAGCGGCACAGGGAGCGGGaagggcggggggcgggggagggaggggggtacgTGTGCGTGCTGGGCAAGGACGGCTCGGCCAGTCTGAGATGGCCCGTCGGGTCGCTGAAGTTCACCAGGTGTGAGCCGCGCCTCTCCTACAGCTGCAACCCGTGCTGCCGTAGCCCCCCGCCAGCGAGACCCCCACTGCCATCTGCGAACCGCCCGGGCGAAACCTCCGAGGTTCCGCGGGACCCGAACCAGAACCGATTGCTCGCTCCCTCGGAGGAGTCCGGCTCACACGTGCAAGCTATTCTGACACCGGAGACTCTGTTCTTTGTAGAACCGACAGCGGACGAGGCGAGAACAAACGCGGAGGAGGAGCCGGAGGAGAACGCACAGGCGAGGAGGGAGGAAGACTCGCACCTGTTTCCACAGAGGGGAAGCCATTCATCGCCGGGCGTAGGGCAGGGAAGAGGAGAGCGCGGGGCGGGTGCGGAGGAGAGCGAGGGGGCAGCCCGCCATCCGTTCGACCGTGCTCACGGTGACGGCTCTGACACAAACTCCCAGAATCCTCGGGGAGGCGGGTCGCGGGGGGTGAGAGGGATCGGGGAACGAGCCGTCACTGCCCTGAGCTGTAAATTAGAGTCTGTCACCCGGCCCAGCACACAAAGTGCTAGCGACAGCCCGTCCAGGTGCGAGTGTGGCAGCGAGGCGGCGTGCCGGCCCCGTGCGGGCGTCTCAGGAGTGTCGCGCAAGCGGGGAGGAGAACGTGTTGAGAAAGACAAGCGGGCCGGGGAGGCGTCAAACCAGCGGCGGGCGGCCAGGTGCAAAGTGAGGAGCGTCGTCTCCGCGGTGTCCGCCCCGGCCGGCGCCGACGCGAGAGGCAAGGGAGGGCGGGGGACGCCGGGAAAGAGGAGGGCGGGGGAGAGGGAGGGCGgggggaggagaaagaggaggaagaggaggaggcgtAGGAGGCGGGCAGCCGGTGGGGGCTGTCTCCTGGGAAGATGCGAGGCTGGGTCGGTATCCGTCTCTGTCAGGAGGACGGCGCCTCATGGGGACGCCCGCCTGCCGTGGCTGTCGCCGGCAGGCGGGGCGCGGGCAGCGCGGTGCCAGACCTGCTCCCGCGTCGGCCGACAGACAGCCGACGGAGACGCGGCGAGGGAGGCGATGATAGACGGAGACGTGCCGGTTTCCCCCTGGCAGCCTCGCTTCCCCTCGCCCTCTCCGGGATTGAACTCGAAGTTGTTTTGGGGGCAGCGAGGTCACCATGGCCACCCCGGGAGTTCCGTCGACTGCCGTTACCCTGACAACAGCGGCGTTGGCAGCCCGGCGAGAAAGAGAAAGCTTCTCTGCGGGGACAGGAAACGCGTTCGCCGCGAGGGGAAAG GGTGGGGGTCTAGAAGCAGACCGGGGGAGGTGGTGGAGCAGGTGGCCAGGTTCAGCCCGAGTCCGCGGTGCTGGAGCAGGAGAAGCAGACGGCAGAGTTCGGAGGATGTGGACTGGGAGAGGTGTAGTCTGGACAGATGGACATGGGGGAGCAATGACAGTTGGGAGGATGGCGGGGGGCGACGGGGGTCCACGTCGGGCTCCGGGGATGGCCGGGACAGCCCcagctatgtgtggaggtggacAGCGGGCAGACGCTCAAGCCCCGAGTGGTGGACAAGCCGGCGGGCCAACAGCCCCCGCGGCGTGTACGGTACCCGGGCCGGCCGAGGGTCCTGCAGCCCCAGCAGCAGCACTGGCCTGTCCGAGCTGAGCGGGGAGTGGAGCAGGAGCAGCACCCGTTCGCGCCTCACTGCGGATGGGCTGACGGTCAACTCCCGCAG GGAGGCCAGCCCAAAGAAAACGCCAGTGGCCTCCCCATCTCATTCGCTCCCCGGCATGGGCGTGGACCCTCTACGACCACGTCCACCCAAACCCTCCGACCCAAAGCCTTGTCGCTCCACTCCCGACGCCGCCAGCTCAGGAAGACCTCCTTCAGTGGAGCTGCCATGTGACACTCCTCCACAGAAAGCAGGCAGGACGTTGCACCTCCCTCTGATAGGGAAACTCCCTGCGATCCAGAGGAGGGCGAGGAAGAGAAAAGAACCGGAAGAAAAGGGCGAGgagcgagacggagagagagaaggggaggttaAGGGAGGCAGAGCCGTCGCCGGAGCGGCCAAGGACGATCGGCAGTATCCTTGGGATGTGGTTGTCTCACACCCCGGCTGCTTGccctctctcagccaatcacggctCAGAGCTGacgacaaacagacagatggggAGAGAGCTCCACCAATCAGCTTCAGGCCGGAGGAGATGGATAAGTACCGCCTCCTCCAGGAGCAGGCGTGGTTGCACATGCAGAAGGTTTTAGAGCAGAcaccgccggttgaagacgtgcACGAAGAGACGATATACCCGGGCGTGTGGACCTACACCTCACAGATAGAGACCCAACGCATCATAGAGGAGCAATACACACCCCCtccgcag GAGCCCTACGCTCAGCCCATCCCACAAGGACTCCCagacctcccccctccccttccctccccGCCAATCCCCAGTCTCCATCACGTCATCCTACACCACGTATCCCCCACCGCCTCCGCCTCCGCCCTCCACCTGCACCCGGCCCACCTCTCTCACCCGCTATCCTCGCCCCACCCCTCTCTCCCACACCACTCCCACCTCTCCGCCTTGTCAATCTCCTCCCTGTTCCCCTCCATCCTGCTGTCCCACCCgcctcctctccccctcctccctccctcccctgcgCTCCACCCAGCCCCGCTTGACCCCCTCTCGCCGGTCTCCCTGCAGACCCTGAACCCGCGGCCCTTCGTAGAAAGAGCGTGGCCGCTGAGGTTTCAGCAGAAGGCGCTATAA